cctgacacttggtagtaaaagcatgaaaatcggtacatatCTCCTCCTTCATATGCTAATGattattagcattggaggcgtcgcaaaaaattaagcattttcaagatggccgtcaaatccaatatggcctacccatattaatgaatcttcctgacacttggtagtaaaaacatgaaaattggtacacatatcattcttgatatgctgatgaatattaccattggaggcattacaaaaaaatctgtattttcaagatggccgccacatccattaacttatggccaacccatacgaagctacctgacagtttgtagtaaaggcatggaaatttgtgcacagttactttttttatatttttattgatAAAAGAAatcgatactttgcaaaaaaaaagtttaaatttcaagatggctgccaaatcaaatatggctaacgcattttaataaatccttcaggcacttttggtaaaaccatggaaactggtgcacatttacttattgatgtgctcattaatattagaaattgaggcattgcgggaaaaaaacacattttcaaaatggccgtgcatataattaacactcacaaaataccattaacaatgattaaacattattggcatgccatcaaatgaagtgatgcatatgttatggttttgcccaaattgtgtctgccaccaccacaataaaTTATTTTCTGTAATATGATAGCTTaagaataggtgcaagagtttgcaccacctcttgtgttctaccactctataataggtgCATGAACTGAttaagtgttaaagccttacactttgaagattgctgactttgtttgcattatgggttttgtacagatggacagatctGTATGAAATGTTCTGTGCTAATACTCTTGAATAGGTACACTcattgcattcttgaggcctcaaataggtaatacggcagtagcgttatgtacaaatccaaggcttttgaggggcttgtgggatgtacagcaaatctagcgcttagtgataactgcataggccttgtacaaattccaaaagggccaggattgCAAGTTTGCTAGAGAGAAAGTtcacttgatttgttaattcatggacattgttatgattgcttacttaaaaataaaccaaaagttgatgactacttctagctgcacaaggttttcaaacaaactgcaatcctgcctatccaatgcaagttgtatggtatatcttgcctggttaacacaagttgatctcacaagtgagctaatctggtggttatgcaatttctcatagtaaagttgtgatttacgattgcccatggcagtttataggttaagaatgtggtatttggcatatgtgtagcccatatccaatcatgtcagttgtatctattaaAATAACCTGCAGCCATCGCCTTAACACCCCTACTCATTCTCCTGATTgaaccccaagatctggtaccctcactgagcaatggaatccatgctacatttcagatcagaacaattgtaccatggccaacatcaatcaaaccaccaataatgcctaattaaaagatttacataaactttgaataaatggtgaatggcacagttggaacatgatggccatcaactcagggtatgtaaaatataacttgagtgaaaagtttgtgtgtactttattaggattcatctctagaccatgataatgatgtgaagatttggcgtatgatgtgtgtgtgtgtgtgtgtgtgtgtgtgtgtgtgtgtgtgtgtgtgtgtgtgtgtgtgtgtgtgtgtgtgtgtgtgtgtgtgtgtgtgtgtgtgtgtgtgtgtcgcgtgacaaccggtgccgtgggtcatatgggtcagtcatatttgatctgatttttgttcatggccccatTCCTAATATAAATCTGCATCTAAAAAAGTAACTCGctgtaccaattgtcatgcttttacaacaaagtaccaggtagttaatatgggctggccatatttgatttggcggccatcttgaaaacaatgatttttttttcccgcgacgcctccaatgctaatactaatcagcatatcaaggataTGTGTAcattttttcatgcttttaccaccaagtgtcaggtaaaTTCATTAAAAGTtcacttgatttgttaattcatggacattgttatgattgcttacttcaaaaTAAACCAATAGTCgatgactactactactagaaGGTTTTCAAACATACTGCAATCCTGTCTatccaatgcaagttgtatggtatatcttgcctggttaacacaagttgatctcacaagtgagataatctggtggttatgcaatttctcatagtaaagttgtgatttacgattgcccatggcagtttataggttaagaatgtggtatttggcatatgtgtagcccatatccaatcatgtcagttgtatctattcaaacaaactgcagacaTCGCCTTAACACCCCTACTCATTCTCCTGATTgaaccccaagatctggtaccctcactgagcgatggaatccatgctacatttcagatcagaataattgtatatactatggccaacatcaatcagtcgccaataatgcctaattaaaagatttacataaactttgaataaatggtgaatgacatagttggaacatgatggccatcaaaaagtcaactcagggtatgtaaaatataacttgagaGAAAAGTTTGcgtgtacagtattaggattcatttctagaccatgataatgatgtgaagatatggtgtgtgtgtgtgtgtgtgtgtatgtgtgtgtgtgtgtgtgtgtgtgtgtgtgtgtgtgtgtgtgtgtgttgcgtgacaaccggtgccgtgggtcatatgggtcagtcatatttgatctgatttttgttcatggccccatTCCTAATATGAATCAGCATCTAGAAAAGTAACTTGGTGTACCAATTGCTTTTACAACAAAgtaccaggtagttaatatgggctggccatatttgatttggcggccatcttgaaaacaatgatttttttttcccgcgacgcctccaatgctaatactaatcagcatatcaaggataTGTGTAcattttttcatgcttttaccaccaagtgtcaggtaaattcattaatatgggttggcggccatcttgaaaactatgttttttttgtgacgcctccaatgctaatgttaatcagcatatcaagaaggatatgtggaccgattttcatgcttttactaccaagtctcaggtagattcattaatatgggtcggtcttattggatttggcggccatcttgaaaacgatgaattttgcgcaacgcctccaacgctaaatttaatcagcatatcaagaaggatatgtgaaccgattttcatgcctttactaccaagtgttaggtagataggtagattcataaatatgaattggccatattggatttggcggccatcttgaaaacgatgcatttttcgcgacgcctccaacgctaatattaatcagcatatcaagaaggatatgtgtactggttttcatgcttttactcaaaaatgcacgatcaaatcacccatccgccgTACTATTAGTGCTACATTAGCGCAGGgtgaagtagagtagacacacatacacacatgccttcATACCCAACACACAACATACCTTTTTAGAGAGTCTACCTCCGGGTCTGGGCCAGGCAGCTCAGACATAAGTGCAGTAAATGCAATATATTTATGGGAAGAGTCCatttttgaaaatgaattgaCTTTCTATCAAATACATTAGTTCATTAATTAGTTACAGTAGAACgtctaaagtagtgtttctcaacgggggcggtacagccccccctagggggcgttgagaaggatacagctgatatggggcggtgcttagttgccattggggggcattagtccatttcattttttaatagcaaggggggcattgtcatgaggtcatgggtgcattgggaggcttgtgaggccaagggggtgtttgtttaaaaaaggttgacaaccacTGCAGTAGAAAGTCTAAAAAGTAGTCTTCGCCGCAGCGCATCTGTCTCTTGAGTCTACTACTCCCCCTGGTGGCGTTGTCCCACCCGCTGGTTCGCGACCTGCTCCCCTTCGACTGTCAGGACGTTTACCAGAATGGCTCCGAGCACAGCGGCGTGTACACCATCTACCCGACAACACCTGATAAGCCCGTGTCCGTGTACTGTGAAATGGGCTGCACGGAGGACGACGGCCTACCCAAGAGCCACCAGGGACAGTGGACGGTAAGTAGGCAACTGTTTAATTAATTAGCACTTCTCactactttgtctctctctccctctctctgtctctctctctctctctctctctctctctctctctctctctctctctctctctctctctctctcttatttatttatttgtagtttatttagtagggacaatgcagtgcacattattacaaacataacaaggcaaggccatgacacaacttgcataTATATGTGAatatataaaaggtttatagctagatagctctctctctttctctctctctctctctctctctctctctctctctctcactctctctctcttacacacataccgtacaaacAAGTGTGCCAAGTGCAAACACTCCCgcagacacattctctctctctctctctctctctctctctctctgtgtcacaaacacacacacacacacacaaacacacacacacgcacacacacacgcacatatatacacgcacacacacacacacacacacacacacactcaaacacacacacacacatatacacacgcatgcgtgcacctCAAGTGTTAAAGTTGATAAAGTCATAATCTTGAGCCTGTTACTTTCCCCTCAGGTGATCCTGAGACGAGTGGATGGAAGTGTCAGTTTCTATAGGCCCTGGGATGCATATAAGGAAGGCTTCGGGAACAAAGACGGAGAGTACTGGCTGGGTAGgaacaacacatgcatgcacgcatgcacacacgcacatgcgctcacgcacgcacacacgcacgcacacacaaacacacacacacacacacacacacacacacacacacacacacacacacagcactatttCCTTTAACCAACCTGCTCTCTAAACTAAGCTGTTGTTACCTGATGTTTGCTCTGTAGAAACTATTGCTTGATATGTCGTTACCTGATGTTTGCTCTGTAGAAACTATAGACTGATATGCTGTTAcctgatgcatgtgtgtgcaggtctggagACAATGTTTAGGCTGACCTGGGCTGCAAGGTATGAGCTGAGGGTGGACATGGAGGACTTTGAGGGTGGCAGCGTCTTTGCCCAGTACACCTCCTTCTCTGTGGATCCAGAGGACGACGGCTACAGGCTTCGCTTGGGGGCGTATGTCGATGGGGGAGCACGTGAGTTGAATCACTTTCTTCCACAAGAAATGCACggtgtttgtactgtatttagTAAATTCTAGGGGGTTTCTCCCTGTTATATTCCCATGCAATTTAAAATGCCATaaaatgtagcctgtgtgtgtgtgtgtttgcccgtgtttgcccccgtgtgtgtgtgtatgtgtgtgtgtgtgtgtgtgtgtgtgtgtgtgtgtgtgtgtgtgtgtgttgatatgatTACATGGCCATCATCTGTAAAAATATAACAAAAATAGAAATAACACCAGGTTTCTGTGATTCACAGATAATTCTCTGGGCCCCTCGGATGGTAGTAAATTCTCAACCTACGACAAAGACCAAGATACCAGCTCGTCAAACTGCGCAGATAGGCATGATGGTGGCTTTTGGTTCTACAACTGCCAGTATGCTCAATTGGTACCACTGGAAGAATAGCTATTACTCCATGAAGTCCATGACGATGAAAATCAGGAGAGTGACTCCACATCATTGATGATCAGAAGCCTTGTGCTTCCTTCCTTTTTTCGCCTTTCAAAGTTTTCCTTTTTGTTTGGCTAATCGGTAATCTCATTACATGCAGTAACCTCTTGTAGATGTACCACTCCCGGCACACAGCGTCTACTTGATTTAGATAATAGATACAGTAGTAACAATAGCACCCCCAAATGGTTAATGATTGCAATTCATGCAATCACTGTGAGGAATCACCTCAATTTTGCTTTAATATGCTATACTCTAATTTCAAGCCTTTTTCGGCCTAGCCTTCAGTAACCGCTGTgagatagtagagtagagtagtagagtaactattgatccccgggggaaaATTCAGGTTTCAAGTAGATTACATAAATACATGAATGACCACATGGACATATTCAAGACACATATAATACAGGTAGACTAATAGTCAGAGAGGAGAAACATAAAAACTTAAGAAGAAATTATTacaaaaaaggcaattgtgcaaaaacattcTATGAGTGggggtagacaaatgtgcaagtgcaagattaacatgaccagaaaaGAGTGTTGACACTGTACATCCATGATATAGTATAGTGGTGTAGAAGTAAGAGAAGTAAGACATATTTCAAGGCAATCAAGGTAGAACATAGATCCTGGCAAGGTGCATTAAGACAATGGGTTAAATGATCATAAAGCAGGCAGTGTGCAGACTGTGATATGGGTGAAgatttctcacaatgtcacagtcaaATACAAGTAAAGAGACAaaccaaacacatacaaacacacatctctCACTTTGAGTTGATTTGATTGTACTCTACAGTATAGTccttgagggtttttttccctgAAATGCACTAGATTAAATTGATATGTGATGTTGTGCaatactgtaaataaacaactacagaACTCCATCTTGTCTTGTCAGatgtattttgtttgtgtgaaGCTTGAAGGTGGTACCCAGCCAGtgatgtgtttctcaaaagcgtagttgttagccagttagcaacttgggtatttGCCGAtgggaaatgcaccccaggtctttTCATCCTTATGCAGGGAGAGGagaccatactgccctacaaaggcaaagagcagtaactatgccaatattgaaaatgaaaaagagaatccctgagggaaaaaaatattgcataCCTCAATCTAGTTTGCACTCATAATAGGCTACAGATAggccgaagaagaagaagaaaaagaagaaaaataaaaagaagaaaacgtTTTATTTGTGACACATTTCAAGATACCCAGGGCCCTTAAAAGGACAGAATGTTAAAAATATTAGCCTAGTAAAACCATTAATTGTATAATAGAACTTTTACTATACTCTCAATTAGTAAAAAAGTAGACAAAAATTAAACCAAGGTCAGCAATACTTAAGTTCGGTTCAGTTTGGTTCTTCTTATAGGGATAGATATTATAGGGTCCCATGTTTTTTTATCACCAAACCAGCAAGCAATCAAAAGGGGTagggtaaacatttttttttttttttcagttggtTGCTTTTTAAGATGTAGGCTAAACATAAATTGTGGGCCACTTCGATTTCAGTAAAAGATTAATAAGGGGTTTAATTTGGAGTAATATTTGACAGTGCTGTTCATTTGTACTTTGTTCACGTATATGCCAATCAGGGAGTTGCCAATAGGTAATCAACTACAATTGCCTGGTTTAACAGTATGCTAGCTCTGACATGTCCGAAGTTCACTTGGAGGTAGCTTTTGTCCAGGTGACATTTGACATGTTTTAGACTAGGTGAAAGGTGTTATTTAAAATATTTTACTTAACGATGACTGTGGTATAACTGTATCCTCGTATTGATAGCGGAATGAGGATTTGTCGTGTGTTTGTGGAGATCTTCAGCTAAGTTATAGGTTTGTTTTGCATACACTCAGCATGCCATGGAATCTGTTGTGAAATTACTTGAATCGTACAGAGGACGAGATAAAGTGGTAAGTGCACCTTGTGTTTCGAAAATTCAACCTTTGTTGTATTCTATATGTTGTAGCCTTTTCCATTTTTGTTTTTCCGTTAAGTAACGAAGACACAATTCTTCTGAAACAGGTGAGAACCCTTTGTTATGGGTCTCAGCTGGTTGGGGGTGTTCTGTCCCAAAAGTCAGGAAGACCGTCTGAGGTGGGGAAGAGCCTTCTGCTGTTCTCGGCACAGCTCAGTCACTGCCGAACCGTCCTGCGGCTCTTCGATGACTTGTCCATGGTCGCATACACCAGGAGCTATGGACTAGGTAGAAGGGTAAGGAAGACATAATTTGTTTCAGCACTGGACGCTTGTGCACTGAATGTAAGAGTATCAGGCTgacattacagtagcctactgagcAGATGTAGTGACTTATGGTAACTTCTGAATATCAAAACCTGGTGGCTTTTTATTGGCAAAGTAATAATGGAAGCAGCATAGACATCTGCAATGGAAGACTCATGAACTCAATCCATCTGGGCCACTTAGCCTCATTCTAACCCACACAGTGATTTAACTATCACTTTTTGTGCCCGTTTGCTGCTACACAGGAAGAAGATGGTCTGGTGAGTTGCATATCTGTTCTCACCAACGTCGCTGATCAGCTGTACTACCCATGTGAGCACATCGCCTGGGCTGCAGACGCGGAGCTAATCAAGGTGCAGTCGGACAGGTGGTGGACCCTCAGCACACTACTGTGGGCCGCATCGCTGCTGCTGGGAGCACTGAGGTACCAGTtgtcgttttgggtagggtgtgcACAAGGCACATCCAaaatcacttgttgcaggtgccagacaatagcTGATGAAGACTGATGAAAGTCAACaaggcctgatgaagatccagttgCTTTGGGTAAAGTGATGTTACTATAGGGAGAGGTCAGTGCATGAGATAGTCAGTACACTACCATTGACACACCTCATTGTACAGGGGCCAAAGTGTTGGACGGTTTGTCTGGGACCGCCCATATAAACGAGCAGGTGTGCATGAGAAGGTGGAGGTGATGATCAACAGAAGgccagtgggtgagagagagggtggcagTCTCATCTCTTCCTATACCGGTCTATGCAGGATGGTCCCTTTTCCAGACCTGTTCCTGCCTCTCCTGATGAACTACCGAAACGAGATGCTTGAACTTGCCGGCACAGAGCCATTGCTTGGGCTATTTGCCTTGCCTAAGCTAGCACTGGGCCCCTGGGTATACCACATGCAGTCAACATTAGATTCCCTGACGACGATTCAGAGTGATCGAAATGTTGCTAATTTGAATTGaacaaagttgattttttttagctTATTTAGCGGTGTGCAGACCTACGTACCTTCTTCAGCTCTCTGCTTCCAAGTATGAAACGTGCACAACAACAAACCCACCTGTTAGGGGCACAGGCAACACCAGGAGTGTGTAAGGCACACAGTGTAAGGTAAATCTTACACCAGGCAGGTACACTGTGAAACAActctagtagtttatttccagaattcatgctacccattcacaaatgtttcctttttcacgaatacttaccaccaccaccaaattaagtattcattatgttatgactgggaaaatcgcTCTTTTCAAAATACATGAAAAtggtcttctccattgtctgccattttgaatttccagaaatagacatttttagctgcaaaacttgctgtactttggtcatactagtaaatattagtttattattcagtaaatattcatgaaacgatcaaatttggcagtagacagcacagtttcaaagagcagcatagttgcaatacctactctggccaccatcctactcaGTGTACCTTTTAAGAGCTACTACATGTATTCTAAAAGTAAATGAATGTATCTTTCGGCAGGTCTATCCGAGTCATCTTGCTGCTCAGGAGAAAGCTGCGTGAACACCGAAGAACAAGACAACAAGACAGTGCCAGGTACAGTGTGTACCTACTGCACACCTGCAAACCTTGTATCAGACTGTTTAATGGCCATTTCATTTGTACTTACTGTTGTGTATAACTGTAatcagggctgtaaattaactttttttccatcATCAGCCGAAATGGCTAGTATATTgttctcactagccaaacacacactcactaatgggccaaaggGGGGgtttaaggtgtctgacagctaacataaatacacaaatacaaaacatacacaaatatctgatacacattattgcacattgcagtaaacatataggcctaacttacaCTTGAAtacagcaatcagccttacatcagcacacacacacacacacacacacacacacacacacacacacacacacacacacacacacacacacacacacacacacacacacacacacacacacacatgcactcactgacacacacacagacacagacacacacacgcacattagtgGCTAACATGTCAACCCTATTCCGAAGGGTTACCCTtataatcctgaaggaaatgaaaGGTTTGAATGCATAGTatactttgtttttttcccaagtGATGGGCGTGCGTTGCGGAGGGAGTGCCAACAGCAGATCACCATGGAGATGCTGAGCGTGGTGAGCTGCCTGGCGGACCTCAGCAACGCGGTCCACTGGATGCCGCCCGGGGTGCTGTGGGCCGGACGCTTCCCCAGCTGGATGGTGGGCCTCATGGGCACGGTCTCCTCCTTCATCGGCCTCTACCAGATGGGCTCCGGGGGTGATGGGGACAGTGAACAGCACCAAGCCACTTCTTAATATGAACAACAAAAAGCCAGTTCTTGATAtgattgattgagtgattgattgattgattgattgattggtgccTTGCATGGCAGCCTTTGTAgttgcgcccatgtgtgtgtgtgtgtgtgtgtgtgtgtgtgtgtgtgcgtgtgcgtgtgcgtgcgtgtgcgcgcaataAATGTGACATGCTTCAGGTACTCTGGCGAGTATATGAATACTCTGTATAAAGTTAATGTAGTCCATTATCATGCCTTTTTTAAATCAAGAAACTGTGATGTGGGGATTGATGCACTCCAGATGTCTGCTTAGATGCCCTTTTGATGTACAGTAGAAA
This is a stretch of genomic DNA from Engraulis encrasicolus isolate BLACKSEA-1 chromosome 6, IST_EnEncr_1.0, whole genome shotgun sequence. It encodes these proteins:
- the pex11g gene encoding peroxisomal membrane protein 11C produces the protein MESVVKLLESYRGRDKVVRTLCYGSQLVGGVLSQKSGRPSEVGKSLLLFSAQLSHCRTVLRLFDDLSMVAYTRSYGLGRREEDGLVSCISVLTNVADQLYYPCEHIAWAADAELIKVQSDRWWTLSTLLWAASLLLGALRSIRVILLLRRKLREHRRTRQQDSASDGRALRRECQQQITMEMLSVVSCLADLSNAVHWMPPGVLWAGRFPSWMVGLMGTVSSFIGLYQMGSGGDGDSEQHQATS